A region from the Streptosporangium sp. NBC_01756 genome encodes:
- the prfH gene encoding peptide chain release factor H translates to MSVHLLLSAGRGPQECAWALARLLRRLESDATRQNVETHRAETVPGDRPGTYRSVLIQISGAGAEAFAASWTGTLCWQAPSPYRAGTGRKNWYVTAQPCQVDTPRTTFAEADVDIVACRTGGPGGQHRNKASTAVRATHRPSGIVVVVDTERQFSLNRRIAMRLLRQRIEHGDEAAERAVITARRRVHDELVRGDPIRVERPETPKQELVSQERTRRRP, encoded by the coding sequence ATGAGCGTCCACCTGCTCCTGTCGGCCGGGCGTGGCCCGCAGGAGTGTGCCTGGGCGCTGGCCCGGCTGCTGCGCCGCCTGGAATCCGACGCCACCCGGCAGAACGTGGAGACCCATCGGGCCGAGACCGTTCCCGGTGACCGGCCCGGCACCTACCGATCGGTCCTGATCCAGATCTCGGGTGCCGGCGCCGAGGCGTTCGCCGCCTCGTGGACCGGGACTCTGTGCTGGCAGGCCCCCAGCCCGTACCGGGCCGGCACCGGCCGGAAGAACTGGTACGTCACCGCCCAGCCATGCCAGGTCGACACCCCGCGCACGACGTTCGCGGAAGCGGATGTCGACATCGTCGCCTGCCGCACCGGCGGCCCCGGTGGTCAACATCGGAACAAGGCCAGCACGGCGGTACGGGCGACCCACCGGCCCTCGGGGATCGTCGTCGTGGTCGACACCGAGCGGCAGTTCAGCCTCAACCGCCGCATCGCCATGCGGCTGCTGCGACAGCGCATCGAGCACGGCGACGAGGCGGCGGAGCGCGCCGTCATCACCGCCCGCCGGCGCGTCCACGATGAGCTCGTCCGCGGCGACCCCATCCGTGTCGAACGTCCGGAAACGCCGAAGCAGGAACTGGTTTCGCAGGAACGGACGCGCCGACGACCGTGA
- a CDS encoding RNA ligase RtcB family protein: protein MSQQHSPLPSTAAMGPATVTVFASPASWIESDALAQCQQVAALDGMMHVAAMPDLHPGKGAPIGAAMASTVLYPFLVGSDIGCGIAVFPMKLKRAVPERLAARFPDLDRALDPEQEADDPAWAVVKGDIPAGHVEGLGTVGRGNHFVELARIGTVFEPGHASRLGLADGDLVLIVHSGSRGLGERILRAHTAVHGAGPAPDPAAYLAMHDEAVRWGSLNRRLMAARVAHALGAEPAEPLVDQCHNLVEVRDGVYLHRKGAAPGDGRDVLIAGTRGTPSYLVAAHAGPDANHSVAHGAGRKMSRADALRRGRAKHTVEELRRTPVGSLVVCGDRQLLFEEAPTAYKRIEQVIADLVEHDLATPVATTVPLITYKTPDLGSTPQRDQRRKRGRR from the coding sequence TTGTCTCAGCAACACTCCCCGCTGCCGTCCACCGCGGCCATGGGTCCGGCCACCGTCACCGTGTTCGCCTCCCCCGCAAGCTGGATCGAGTCCGACGCCCTCGCGCAGTGCCAGCAGGTGGCCGCCCTCGACGGCATGATGCACGTCGCCGCCATGCCGGACCTGCACCCCGGCAAGGGCGCCCCCATCGGCGCCGCCATGGCGTCGACCGTGTTGTACCCGTTCCTGGTGGGCTCCGACATCGGTTGCGGCATCGCCGTGTTCCCCATGAAGCTAAAGCGCGCCGTACCCGAAAGGCTCGCCGCCCGGTTCCCCGATCTCGATCGTGCGCTGGATCCCGAGCAGGAGGCCGACGACCCGGCCTGGGCCGTGGTGAAGGGCGATATCCCCGCCGGTCACGTCGAGGGCCTCGGGACGGTCGGCCGGGGCAATCACTTCGTCGAGCTGGCGCGGATCGGGACCGTCTTCGAGCCCGGCCACGCGAGCCGTCTCGGACTCGCCGACGGCGACCTGGTTCTCATCGTCCACAGCGGTTCCCGAGGGCTGGGCGAACGGATTCTGCGGGCGCACACCGCGGTCCACGGGGCGGGCCCCGCCCCTGATCCCGCCGCTTACCTGGCGATGCATGACGAGGCCGTACGCTGGGGATCGCTCAACCGGCGGCTGATGGCCGCCCGGGTCGCCCATGCCCTGGGGGCCGAACCCGCCGAGCCGCTCGTCGACCAGTGCCACAACCTGGTCGAGGTCCGCGACGGGGTCTACCTGCACCGCAAGGGGGCGGCACCGGGTGACGGCCGCGACGTGCTCATCGCCGGTACGCGAGGCACCCCCTCCTACCTCGTGGCCGCCCACGCGGGGCCGGACGCCAACCATTCCGTCGCGCACGGCGCGGGCCGCAAGATGTCGCGGGCGGACGCCCTGCGCCGGGGCCGGGCCAAGCACACGGTCGAGGAGCTGCGCCGCACGCCGGTGGGGTCGCTGGTGGTGTGCGGTGACCGCCAACTGCTCTTCGAGGAGGCGCCGACGGCCTACAAGCGCATCGAGCAGGTGATCGCCGACCTCGTCGAGCATGACCTGGCCACGCCCGTGGCCACCACGGTCCCTCTGATCACCTACAAGACGCCCGACCTCGGGTCCACGCCCCAGCGGGACCAGCGCCGCAAGCGAGGCCGGCGATGA